The Xanthomonas sp. DAR 80977 nucleotide sequence GACTGACGTTGTATGTTGTATGTTGTATGTTGTAGCGCGCTACAACATACAACAGTTCTATTCGGTGCCACGGTCACATATGGCGCCACTTTTTTTGGCGCGCCCACCAAGCTGCAGCATCGTCATTTTCGGCGAGGCTGGCCATTGTCTCCGTTCCGACGATTGCGGCCGGCTGAGCATTGACTCTTGAGGGGCAGCAAGCTGCCAGGCAATCTTTCGGCCCTCTTTTTGGCGTTCAACTTTTCCGTGGTGCTGAATCTGAGTGGTGCCTATCGCGGTTTCGATAGACGTGCTTGCGTCACTCGCTTCATGTCAACCAGTTTGGCCAATTATTGGAATGTTGCGCAGGCTGCCAATCCGTAACCTTCGGAGTAGTTCAGTTGATAACGGAGGTTTACGGACATGGCGACAAAGATTGAACAGGAACTGGCCGCGCGGCTCATGCGCGCGCAGCAAACCGGGCGGCTGAAGCGGAAGGACTTCTTGCCCGCGTTCATGGCGGCGCGCTCGGACGTGATGGAAGCAATGGCCGCAGGCTTTGCGCTAAAGATCATCTGGGAGCACATGCACGAGATCGGGCGCATTCCGTTTCGCTATGAGACTTTCCTGAAGTACGTCCATCGGCACATCACCAACGCGCCGGCTGGTTCCGAAAATCCCATAACTCAACCGCAACAAGCGGCGGAATGAATCGCTGCGATACGCAAATGGATCGCTGCAAGCGCACGGAAACCATGCGGAAACCGGCTATTACTGTTCATTTTCGCGCTGTTGCGTTCCAAACGTGCGGTTTCCGCGAAAGATTTGCGGTGCCGGACGAGGACTTTCCTTGGAGTAATCAACGCCGTTATGCGGGCAGGATGTGTGAAGTAGGCCCACCCGCAAGCGGGTTGTCCTTCTTCACGTCCCCTTATTCGCGCCGGGGGCGCTCAACGGGGCATCCTGCTCTGCGAGGCTGCCGGCTACCGCCGGTTGGAGAATGAATGGACGACGAGAAGAGAGTCACGCGGAAGAGCAGCCCGCCCATCAAGGTGTACTGCCTTCCCGAAGAGCGTGAACTGATCGAGGCGAACGCCAAGAGGGCGGGGATCAGCGTTGCGCGCTACCTGCGCGACGTGGGCCAGGGCTACCAGATCAAGGGCGTCATGGATTACGAGTACGTGCGCGAGCTGGTGCGCGTGAATGGCGACCTTGGCCGGCTAGGCGGCTTGCTCAAGCTTTGGCTCACCGACGACCCGCGCACAGCCCGCTTCGGCGATGACACGATCCTCGCTCTGCTGGGTCGGATTGAGGCCACCCAGGACGAAATGAGCCGGCTCATGAAGTCGGTAGTGCAGCCGAGGGTCGAATCATGAGAGTTTTAGCCGCTAAATTGCGGCGTGCTGCACGCGACACAAACCTCTTCCGGGCCGCCGGCCTGGCCGTTATCAACACTTGGGAGGACGCATAAGGCCAGAGACACCCATAAGGGCCGAGAACAGAAACACTGAAGTCCGGGCCTCAGTGCCAAGGGCGATACCGATTAGCTAGTGGCGTAGCTCTTCGATGAAACCTTGCCGTGGGCAAGCGCGAGCTTGGTCAAGGCATTGCCTTCCTTTCATCGAATGGAGATTGCGACCATGAAGCACGTCCGTTTTTTAGCGGCTAAAACCGCGCTCGCCGCCGTTCTGGCCGGCAGCATCGTCATCACGCCTGTGCAGGCGGGTATCCCCGTCATCGACGGCACCAACCTGTCGCAGAACATCATGACGGCCATCGAATCGGTGGCTCAAACGCTCAAGCAAATTGAGCAGTACAGCACCCAGCTCCAGCAGTATCAGAACCAGCTCCAGAACACGATGGCTCCGGCAGCCTATATCTGGGATCAGGCGCAGTCCACCATCAATGGGCTGATGAACGCCGTCAACACGCTGGACTACTACAAGACGCAGCTCGGCAGCCTGGACAGCTACATCAGCAAGTTCCAGGACGTGAACTACTACAAGGGGTCACCGTGCTTCTCGGCTACTGGCTGCTCGGCCGCCGAATTGGCCGCCATGAACAACGTGCGGCAGCTCGCCAGCCAGTCGCAGAAGAAGGCCAACGATGCGTTGTTCAAGGGCTTGGACAAGCAGCAATCGAACCTGACGGCCGACGCGGCGACGTTGCAGCGTCTCCAGTCGGCCGCGCAGGGTGCGACCGGCCAGATGCAGGCCATCGGCTACGCCAACCAGCTCGCCAGCCAGCAGGCCAACCAGCTCTTGCAGATTCGTGGCCTGCTGATCGCGCAGCAGAACGCGATGGCAACCAAGATGCAGGCCGACGCCGACAAGGAAGCCCAGCAGGCGGCAGCGGCCGCACAACTGCGCCAGGGCAGCTACCGGGCCAGCCCGGCGCGCACCTGGTAAGGGGGATTCATGAAAGCAATCAAGGCTCTGTCCTTGGCCTCGGCCGCCCTCGTGGCGGCCTTGGTCGCCGGCTGCGACAACAAGCCGGCCACGGCCCCCATGCCGGAAGTGAACGACGAGAACTGCAAGCCCGAGAACATCGCCAAGAT carries:
- a CDS encoding TraK family protein, translating into MATKIEQELAARLMRAQQTGRLKRKDFLPAFMAARSDVMEAMAAGFALKIIWEHMHEIGRIPFRYETFLKYVHRHITNAPAGSENPITQPQQAAE
- the traJ gene encoding conjugal transfer transcriptional regulator TraJ, translating into MDDEKRVTRKSSPPIKVYCLPEERELIEANAKRAGISVARYLRDVGQGYQIKGVMDYEYVRELVRVNGDLGRLGGLLKLWLTDDPRTARFGDDTILALLGRIEATQDEMSRLMKSVVQPRVES
- the trbJ gene encoding P-type conjugative transfer protein TrbJ, with translation MKHVRFLAAKTALAAVLAGSIVITPVQAGIPVIDGTNLSQNIMTAIESVAQTLKQIEQYSTQLQQYQNQLQNTMAPAAYIWDQAQSTINGLMNAVNTLDYYKTQLGSLDSYISKFQDVNYYKGSPCFSATGCSAAELAAMNNVRQLASQSQKKANDALFKGLDKQQSNLTADAATLQRLQSAAQGATGQMQAIGYANQLASQQANQLLQIRGLLIAQQNAMATKMQADADKEAQQAAAAAQLRQGSYRASPARTW
- the trbK gene encoding entry exclusion lipoprotein TrbK, whose translation is MKAIKALSLASAALVAALVAGCDNKPATAPMPEVNDENCKPENIAKIEDKGVQQAFSSLCLRRGGDFKPSPKREW